Proteins encoded within one genomic window of Paracoccus sp. MA:
- a CDS encoding cytochrome C-552, producing MSRIIKTFAAALAVLVLGAGLAAAEVRPDPMQALAGRPAGANPLDPMTAIRAKADAGEARAGNEEFGGLPDGEGAEETYYQCVACHSTEIIKQQRVTDHRWDELWAWMVEEQGMVEPDEETRALILTYLKTNFSSQR from the coding sequence ATGTCCAGAATCATCAAGACATTTGCCGCCGCTCTGGCCGTGCTGGTGCTGGGGGCCGGGCTGGCTGCGGCCGAGGTGCGGCCCGATCCGATGCAGGCGCTGGCGGGCCGGCCGGCCGGCGCGAATCCGCTCGACCCGATGACGGCGATCCGTGCCAAGGCGGATGCGGGCGAGGCGCGGGCGGGGAACGAGGAATTCGGCGGCCTGCCCGACGGCGAGGGCGCCGAGGAGACCTATTACCAATGCGTCGCCTGCCATTCGACCGAGATCATCAAGCAGCAGCGCGTCACCGACCATCGCTGGGACGAGCTGTGGGCCTGGATGGTCGAGGAGCAGGGCATGGTCGAGCCCGATGAGGAGACCAGGGCGCTGATCCTGACCTATCTCAAGACCAATTTCTCGTCCCAGAGGTAG
- a CDS encoding sulfite oxidase — protein sequence MTEQPGNPETPRAADATDPARRRFLGRTGLTALGTILGMAVPFERNLPAGFVPAALAQDTGLDLMAGKQGLVVLGDRPLNAETPAHLLDDDITPYERLFIRMNGLVPQTALDQDAEGWTLTVDGEVETPLELTIDALKARFETVTRRLVIECGGNGRAFFQPGTSGNQWTVGAVGCPEWTGVRLADVLKAAGVKDSAVYTGHYGNDVHLSGDEEQEVISRGVPIEKALEEDAIIAWAMNGEPLPALHGFPLRLVVPGYPASVSQKYLNRIRVRDREHDGAKMTGDSYRIPAYPVAPGTEVPEQDMVVLTEMPVKSIVTFPETGTEVKAGETVEVRGHAWCGKGDVASVHVSLDFGQTWQEAALEPPPNRFAWQRWRAQLTLPQHGYYEVWARATDQDGIGQPPLSPAWNPRGYANNIQHRIALVAVA from the coding sequence ATGACCGAACAGCCTGGAAACCCTGAAACCCCCCGCGCCGCGGATGCGACGGACCCCGCGCGGCGTCGCTTTCTCGGCAGGACCGGCCTGACGGCGCTGGGGACCATCCTGGGCATGGCCGTCCCGTTCGAGCGCAACCTGCCCGCAGGCTTCGTGCCCGCTGCGCTGGCCCAGGACACCGGCCTCGACCTGATGGCGGGCAAGCAGGGGCTGGTGGTGCTGGGCGACCGGCCGCTGAATGCCGAGACCCCGGCGCATCTGCTGGACGACGACATCACGCCCTATGAACGGCTGTTCATCCGCATGAACGGCCTTGTCCCGCAGACGGCGCTGGACCAGGACGCCGAGGGCTGGACGCTGACCGTCGACGGCGAGGTCGAGACGCCGCTGGAGCTGACCATCGACGCGCTGAAGGCGCGCTTCGAGACCGTCACCCGGCGGCTGGTGATCGAATGCGGCGGCAATGGCCGGGCCTTCTTCCAGCCCGGCACCTCGGGCAACCAATGGACCGTCGGCGCGGTCGGCTGCCCGGAATGGACCGGCGTGCGGCTGGCCGACGTGCTGAAGGCGGCGGGCGTCAAGGACAGCGCCGTCTATACCGGGCATTACGGCAACGACGTGCATCTGAGCGGCGACGAGGAGCAGGAGGTCATCTCGCGCGGCGTGCCGATCGAAAAGGCGCTGGAGGAGGATGCGATCATTGCCTGGGCGATGAACGGCGAGCCGCTGCCGGCGCTGCACGGCTTTCCGCTGCGGCTGGTGGTGCCGGGCTATCCGGCCTCGGTCTCGCAGAAATACCTCAACCGCATCCGGGTCCGCGACAGGGAGCATGACGGCGCCAAGATGACCGGCGATTCCTATCGCATCCCGGCCTATCCTGTCGCGCCCGGCACCGAGGTGCCCGAGCAGGACATGGTGGTGCTGACCGAGATGCCGGTGAAGTCCATCGTCACCTTCCCCGAGACCGGGACCGAGGTGAAGGCGGGCGAGACGGTCGAGGTGCGCGGCCATGCCTGGTGCGGCAAGGGCGACGTCGCCTCGGTGCATGTCTCGCTGGATTTCGGCCAGACCTGGCAGGAGGCCGCGCTGGAGCCGCCGCCGAACCGCTTTGCCTGGCAGCGCTGGCGCGCGCAGCTGACCCTGCCGCAGCATGGCTATTACGAGGTCTGGGCGCGGGCCACCGACCAGGATGGCATCGGCCAGCCGCCGCTGTCCCCGGCCTGGAACCCGCGCGGCTATGCCAACAACATCCAGCACCGCATCGCGCTGGTCGCGGTCGCGTGA
- the pta gene encoding phosphate acetyltransferase, with translation MKPLERIHEAAKALDRHIILPEGGDPRVAEAARRLVAEGLARVTLLGGPEIPGVGRIDPAGAPDLAELADHWHRLRAAKGMTAERALSEMRDPIRQAAMRVRLGQADGTVGGAVATTADTVRAALQVIGRAPDAGIVSSFFLMLSCGPGAPVRGGMIFADCGLVIQPDAAELAAIALSAAESCRRLLAETPRVALLSFSTAGSADHPSLGRLREALALIRAAAPDLEVDGELQFDAALDEAIRARKAPASRLTGRPNVFVFPDLASGNIGYKIAQRLGGLIAIGPILQGLAKPANDLSRGCSVNDIVNATAITAMQTQI, from the coding sequence ATGAAACCGCTCGAGCGCATCCACGAGGCCGCGAAGGCCCTGGACCGCCACATCATCCTGCCCGAGGGCGGGGACCCGCGCGTCGCCGAGGCCGCCCGCCGGCTGGTGGCCGAGGGGCTGGCCCGCGTCACCCTGCTGGGCGGGCCCGAGATCCCCGGCGTGGGCCGCATAGACCCGGCGGGCGCGCCCGACCTGGCCGAGCTGGCCGACCACTGGCACCGGCTGCGCGCCGCCAAGGGCATGACCGCCGAACGCGCGCTTTCCGAGATGCGCGACCCGATCCGCCAGGCGGCGATGCGGGTGCGGCTGGGCCAGGCCGACGGCACGGTGGGCGGCGCGGTCGCCACCACCGCCGACACGGTGCGCGCGGCCCTGCAGGTCATCGGCCGGGCCCCCGATGCCGGGATCGTGTCGAGCTTCTTCCTGATGCTGTCCTGCGGGCCCGGGGCGCCGGTCCGGGGCGGCATGATCTTTGCCGATTGCGGGCTGGTGATCCAGCCCGACGCGGCCGAGCTCGCCGCCATCGCGCTGTCGGCGGCCGAGAGCTGCCGGCGGCTCCTGGCCGAGACGCCGCGGGTGGCGCTCTTGTCCTTCTCGACCGCCGGCTCGGCCGATCATCCCAGCCTGGGGCGGCTGCGCGAGGCGCTGGCGCTGATCCGCGCCGCCGCCCCGGATCTGGAGGTCGACGGCGAGCTGCAGTTCGACGCGGCGCTGGACGAGGCGATCCGGGCGAGGAAGGCCCCGGCAAGCCGCCTGACCGGCCGGCCGAACGTCTTCGTCTTTCCCGACCTGGCCTCGGGCAATATCGGCTACAAGATCGCCCAGCGCCTGGGCGGCCTCATCGCCATCGGACCCATCCTCCAGGGCCTCGCCAAACCAGCAAACGACCTCTCCAGAGGATGCTCCGTCAACGATATCGTCAATGCAACAGCAATAACCGCCATGCAAACTCAAATATGA
- a CDS encoding YeiH family protein — protein MMTTLIPSRSLLGEAFPGFAVSALVAATAQFLSDHYGAPAMLLALLLGLALNFLAEEGTRTAPGIAFTARTVLRLGVALLGARISVEMLSGLGPRAIALVVAGVVLTILFALLATRLVGRGWRFALLTGGAVAICGASAAMAIAAVLPRHEKSERDLVFTVLSVTVLSTLAMVLYPMLSNAFGFTARDSGVFLGGTIHDVAQVVGAGFSVGPEAGETATLVKLIRVSMLAPVVLCFSLAIRARGLADAGGGKAPPLLPGFVLGFLALAALNSAGLIPQPVSALAGQLSRWALLISIAAVGIKTSLGRMLEVGGGAIALIVAETVFLGVFVVAGLHFWG, from the coding sequence ATGATGACCACCCTGATCCCTTCGCGCAGCCTGCTCGGCGAGGCCTTCCCGGGCTTCGCGGTCTCGGCGCTGGTCGCGGCCACGGCGCAGTTCCTGTCGGACCATTACGGCGCCCCGGCCATGCTGCTGGCGCTGCTCCTGGGCCTGGCGCTGAACTTCCTGGCCGAGGAGGGCACCCGCACCGCGCCCGGCATCGCCTTCACCGCCCGCACCGTGCTGCGGCTCGGGGTGGCGCTGCTCGGCGCGCGGATCTCGGTCGAGATGCTGAGCGGGCTGGGGCCGCGCGCCATCGCGCTGGTGGTCGCGGGGGTGGTGCTGACCATCCTCTTCGCGCTCCTCGCCACCCGCCTCGTCGGCCGCGGCTGGCGCTTCGCGCTGCTGACCGGCGGCGCGGTGGCGATCTGCGGCGCCTCGGCGGCCATGGCCATCGCCGCGGTCCTGCCCCGGCACGAGAAATCCGAGCGCGACCTGGTCTTCACCGTGCTCTCGGTCACCGTGCTCTCGACCCTGGCCATGGTGCTCTACCCGATGCTGTCGAACGCCTTCGGCTTCACGGCGCGCGACAGCGGCGTCTTTTTGGGCGGCACCATCCACGACGTGGCCCAGGTGGTCGGCGCCGGCTTCTCGGTCGGCCCCGAGGCCGGCGAGACCGCGACGCTGGTCAAGCTGATCCGCGTCTCGATGCTGGCGCCGGTGGTGCTGTGCTTCTCGCTGGCGATCCGGGCGCGCGGGCTGGCCGATGCCGGGGGCGGCAAGGCGCCGCCGCTCTTGCCGGGCTTCGTGCTGGGCTTCCTGGCGCTGGCGGCGCTGAACAGCGCCGGGCTGATCCCGCAGCCGGTCTCGGCGCTTGCCGGGCAGCTTTCCCGCTGGGCGCTGCTGATCTCGATCGCCGCGGTCGGCATCAAGACCTCGCTCGGCAGGATGCTCGAGGTCGGGGGCGGCGCCATCGCGCTGATCGTGGCCGAGACCGTGTTCCTGGGCGTCTTCGTCGTCGCCGGCCTGCATTTCTGGGGGTAG
- the xsc gene encoding sulfoacetaldehyde acetyltransferase, with translation MRMTTEESFVKVLQLHGIEHAFGIIGSAMMPVSDLFPKAGIRFWDCAHETNAGLMADGFTRSTGKMSMAIAQNGPGVTGFVTPVKTAYWNHTPLLLVTPQAANRTIGQGGFQEMEQMRLFADCVCYQEEVRDASRIPEVLNRVIMQAWRNSAPAQINIPRDFWTQVIDVELPQVVAFERPAGGEQAVAEAARLLSEASFPVILSGAGVVLSGAIPDLVKLAERLDAPVCSNYQHNDSFPGSHPLAMGPLGYNGSKAGMEIIQKADVVLALGTRLNPFSTLPGYGIDYWPKEARIIQVDINADRIGLTKKVTVGIQGDAAKVARAVLAQLAPAAGDAGRQERKDLIAQTKSRWAQELSSLDHEEDDPGTEWNAEARVRDAGLMSPRQAWRAIMQAVPKEAIVSSDIGNNCAIGNAYPSFEAGRKYLAPGLFGPCGYGFPAILGAKIGNPEVPVIGFAGDGAFGISMNEMTACGRADWPAITMVIFRNYQWGAEKRNTTLWYDNNFVGTELDRDTSYAGIARACGLVGVQVKSQEELTAALHEAVERQMRDGETTFIEVLLNQELGEPFRRDAMKKPVVVAGIDPADMRPQKGAA, from the coding sequence ATGCGAATGACGACTGAGGAATCTTTTGTTAAGGTATTGCAGCTTCACGGGATCGAGCATGCTTTCGGGATCATCGGCTCTGCGATGATGCCTGTGTCGGATCTGTTTCCGAAGGCTGGGATCAGGTTCTGGGATTGCGCGCATGAGACGAATGCGGGTCTGATGGCGGACGGGTTCACGCGCTCGACCGGCAAGATGTCGATGGCGATCGCGCAGAACGGCCCCGGGGTGACGGGCTTCGTGACGCCGGTGAAGACCGCCTACTGGAACCACACGCCGCTTCTGCTGGTGACGCCGCAGGCGGCGAACCGGACCATCGGCCAGGGCGGCTTCCAGGAGATGGAGCAGATGCGGCTCTTTGCCGATTGCGTCTGCTACCAGGAGGAGGTGCGCGACGCGAGCCGCATCCCCGAGGTGCTGAACCGGGTGATCATGCAGGCCTGGCGCAACTCGGCGCCGGCGCAGATCAACATCCCGCGCGACTTCTGGACCCAGGTGATCGACGTGGAACTGCCGCAGGTGGTGGCCTTCGAGCGGCCCGCGGGCGGCGAGCAGGCGGTGGCCGAGGCGGCAAGGCTGCTCAGCGAGGCCAGCTTCCCGGTCATCCTGTCGGGCGCCGGGGTGGTGCTGTCGGGGGCGATCCCGGATCTGGTGAAGCTGGCCGAGCGGCTGGATGCGCCGGTCTGCAGCAATTACCAGCACAATGACAGCTTCCCGGGCAGCCACCCGCTGGCCATGGGGCCGCTGGGCTACAACGGCTCGAAGGCCGGGATGGAGATCATCCAGAAGGCCGATGTGGTGCTGGCGCTGGGGACGCGATTGAACCCGTTCTCGACCCTGCCGGGCTACGGCATCGACTACTGGCCGAAGGAGGCCAGGATCATCCAGGTCGACATCAATGCCGACCGCATCGGCCTGACCAAGAAGGTCACGGTGGGCATCCAGGGCGATGCGGCCAAGGTGGCGCGCGCCGTCCTGGCGCAGCTCGCCCCCGCGGCGGGCGATGCCGGACGGCAGGAACGCAAGGATCTCATCGCGCAGACCAAGTCCCGCTGGGCGCAGGAGCTTTCGAGCCTCGACCACGAGGAGGACGATCCGGGCACCGAATGGAACGCCGAGGCGCGGGTCCGCGACGCCGGGCTGATGAGCCCGCGCCAGGCCTGGCGGGCGATCATGCAGGCGGTGCCGAAGGAGGCGATCGTCAGCTCGGACATCGGCAACAACTGCGCCATCGGCAATGCCTATCCAAGCTTCGAGGCCGGGCGCAAATACCTGGCGCCGGGGCTCTTCGGTCCCTGCGGCTACGGCTTCCCGGCGATCCTGGGCGCCAAGATCGGCAATCCCGAGGTGCCGGTGATCGGCTTTGCCGGCGACGGCGCCTTCGGCATCTCGATGAACGAGATGACCGCCTGCGGGCGCGCGGACTGGCCGGCGATCACCATGGTGATCTTCCGCAACTACCAATGGGGCGCGGAAAAGCGCAACACGACGCTGTGGTACGACAACAACTTCGTCGGCACCGAGCTCGACCGCGACACCTCCTATGCCGGCATCGCCCGGGCCTGCGGGCTCGTCGGCGTGCAGGTCAAGTCGCAGGAGGAGCTGACCGCGGCCCTGCACGAGGCGGTCGAGCGGCAGATGCGGGACGGCGAGACCACCTTCATCGAGGTGCTGCTGAACCAGGAGCTGGGCGAGCCCTTCCGCCGCGACGCGATGAAGAAGCCGGTGGTGGTGGCCGGCATCGACCCGGCCGACATGCGCCCGCAAAAGGGCGCGGCCTGA
- a CDS encoding GMC family oxidoreductase has protein sequence MSHESELPDYVVVGAGSAGCVVANRLSADPAIRVTLLEAGNRDSSPWIHIPVGYFRTMHNPDFDWCYETEPDPGLNGRSLHWPRGKVLGGSSSLNGLLYVRGQREDYDHWAQMGNEGWSWREVGPIFEELETFQRGEGEGRGTHGALQVSDPRLRRRICELWIEAAKANGIPYNPDYNGPVQDGVGHFQLTVDKGRRCSAAVAFLKPIRHRQNLRVVTNAQVRRVVIEQGRATGVEIRRPDGSRQVIRAAREVILCAGAIGSPQILMLSGVGDAAHLRDHGIAVAHDAPEVGRNLQDHLQARLVFKCREATLNDEVRSLMNKARIGLEYALFRSGPMTMAASLVFGFLRTRPGLATPDIQFHIQPWSADSPGEGVHPFSAFTQSVCQLRPESRGTITLRSADPLEAPLIEPNYLATQTDRDTLVAGIEIARKLARTEPLKSAISEEFRPTAKVQGYDEVLAWARMNSTTIYHPTGTCRMGADARAVVDPRLRVRGIRGLRVADCSIMPEIVSGNTNAPAMMIGAKLARMVLDDRRAETGAGPRAGIDKAA, from the coding sequence ATGAGCCATGAATCAGAGTTGCCGGATTATGTGGTCGTGGGCGCGGGTTCGGCGGGCTGCGTCGTCGCCAACCGGCTGTCCGCCGATCCCGCGATCCGCGTCACCCTGCTGGAAGCCGGCAACCGCGACTCGAGCCCCTGGATCCATATCCCGGTCGGCTATTTCCGCACCATGCATAACCCGGACTTCGACTGGTGCTACGAGACCGAGCCCGATCCGGGGCTGAACGGCCGTTCGCTGCACTGGCCGCGCGGCAAGGTTCTGGGCGGCTCGTCCTCGCTGAACGGGCTGCTCTATGTCCGCGGCCAGCGCGAGGATTACGACCACTGGGCGCAGATGGGCAACGAGGGCTGGTCCTGGCGCGAGGTCGGCCCGATCTTCGAGGAGTTGGAAACCTTTCAGCGCGGCGAGGGCGAGGGGCGCGGCACGCATGGCGCCTTGCAGGTCTCGGACCCGCGCCTGCGCCGCCGCATCTGCGAATTGTGGATCGAGGCGGCCAAGGCCAACGGCATCCCCTACAACCCCGATTACAACGGCCCGGTGCAGGACGGCGTCGGCCATTTCCAGCTGACCGTGGACAAGGGCCGGCGCTGCTCGGCGGCGGTCGCCTTCCTCAAGCCGATCCGCCACCGGCAGAACCTGCGGGTCGTCACCAACGCCCAGGTGCGCCGCGTGGTGATCGAGCAGGGCCGCGCCACCGGGGTCGAGATCCGGCGCCCCGACGGCAGCCGCCAGGTGATCCGCGCCGCGCGCGAGGTGATCCTGTGTGCCGGCGCCATCGGCTCGCCGCAGATCCTGATGCTCTCGGGCGTGGGCGATGCCGCGCATCTGCGCGACCACGGCATCGCGGTCGCCCATGACGCGCCCGAGGTCGGCCGCAACCTGCAGGACCACCTGCAGGCCCGGCTGGTGTTCAAATGCCGCGAGGCGACGCTGAACGACGAGGTGCGCAGCCTGATGAACAAGGCGCGGATCGGGCTGGAATACGCGCTGTTCCGCAGCGGGCCGATGACCATGGCGGCCAGCCTGGTCTTCGGCTTCCTGCGCACCCGGCCGGGGCTGGCGACGCCCGACATCCAGTTCCACATCCAGCCCTGGTCTGCCGACAGCCCCGGCGAGGGGGTGCATCCCTTCTCGGCCTTCACGCAATCGGTCTGCCAGCTGCGCCCGGAAAGCCGCGGCACCATCACGCTGCGCTCGGCCGATCCGCTGGAGGCGCCGCTGATCGAGCCGAACTACCTGGCCACTCAGACCGACCGCGACACGCTGGTCGCCGGCATCGAGATCGCCCGCAAGCTGGCGCGCACCGAGCCGCTGAAATCCGCCATTTCCGAGGAGTTCCGGCCAACCGCCAAGGTGCAGGGCTATGACGAGGTGCTGGCCTGGGCGCGGATGAACTCGACCACGATCTACCACCCAACCGGCACCTGCCGCATGGGCGCGGACGCGCGCGCCGTGGTGGACCCGCGTCTGCGGGTGCGCGGCATCCGCGGCCTGCGGGTGGCCGATTGCTCGATCATGCCCGAGATCGTCTCGGGCAACACCAATGCGCCCGCGATGATGATCGGCGCCAAGCTGGCGCGCATGGTCCTTGACGACCGTCGCGCCGAAACCGGCGCGGGACCCCGCGCCGGTATCGACAAAGCCGCCTGA
- a CDS encoding MFS transporter, which yields MAVTTAGANAFGDREHDVKKVVFASLVGSTIEWYDFFLYGVVAGIVFNKLYFPADDPTISVLLAYATFAVGFVARPLGGLVFGHFGDRIGRKTMLVITLLLMGGATVLIGLLPTYDQIGILAPILLLLLRVAQGIGIGGEWGGAVLMAYEFAPEHKRGFYASIPQIGLSLGLFMASGVMALLTMLPDEAFMAWGWRTAFVASIVLVLLGTWIRSNIGESPEFKKAKAASRAKDQGLPFVDMIKRYPGNVTLGMGARYIDGVFFNVFAVFSILYLTKYVGMERSFALWTVCGAAIVMVVCIPFFGRLSDRVGRPRTYAMGSALLALSVFPAFALMSSGDPLLVVLGIVLPFGIVYPMCYGPEAALFSDLFDPSVRYTGVSFVYQFSGIFASGITPMIATWLMAANDNDPFWLCAYVVFAGLVSMLCAILIGRRERR from the coding sequence ATGGCGGTCACAACCGCTGGCGCCAACGCGTTTGGCGACCGGGAGCACGATGTCAAGAAGGTGGTCTTCGCAAGCCTCGTGGGATCGACCATCGAGTGGTACGATTTCTTTCTTTACGGCGTCGTCGCCGGCATCGTCTTCAACAAGCTGTATTTTCCGGCCGACGACCCGACGATCTCGGTGCTGCTGGCCTATGCGACCTTCGCGGTGGGCTTCGTCGCCCGGCCGCTGGGCGGGCTGGTCTTCGGCCATTTCGGCGACCGCATCGGCCGCAAGACCATGCTGGTCATCACGCTGTTGCTGATGGGCGGCGCCACCGTGCTGATCGGCCTTTTGCCGACCTATGACCAGATCGGCATCCTGGCGCCGATCCTGCTTTTGCTGCTGCGGGTGGCGCAGGGCATCGGCATCGGCGGCGAATGGGGCGGGGCGGTGCTGATGGCCTATGAATTCGCGCCCGAGCACAAGCGCGGCTTCTACGCCTCGATCCCGCAGATCGGCCTGTCGCTGGGCCTGTTCATGGCCTCGGGCGTGATGGCGCTCTTGACCATGCTGCCGGACGAGGCCTTCATGGCCTGGGGCTGGCGCACCGCTTTCGTCGCCTCGATCGTGCTGGTGCTGCTGGGCACCTGGATCCGCAGCAATATCGGCGAAAGCCCCGAGTTCAAGAAGGCCAAGGCGGCATCGCGGGCCAAGGACCAGGGCCTGCCCTTCGTCGACATGATCAAGCGCTATCCGGGCAATGTCACGCTGGGCATGGGTGCGCGCTATATCGACGGCGTGTTCTTCAACGTCTTTGCGGTGTTCTCGATCCTCTACCTCACGAAATATGTGGGGATGGAGCGGTCCTTCGCGCTATGGACGGTCTGCGGCGCGGCCATCGTGATGGTGGTCTGCATCCCGTTCTTCGGCCGGCTGTCGGACCGGGTCGGGCGGCCGCGGACCTATGCGATGGGCTCGGCCCTGCTGGCGCTGAGCGTGTTCCCGGCCTTTGCGCTGATGTCCTCGGGCGATCCGCTGCTGGTGGTGCTGGGCATCGTGCTGCCCTTCGGCATCGTCTACCCGATGTGCTACGGCCCCGAGGCGGCGCTGTTCTCGGACCTGTTCGATCCCAGCGTGCGCTATACCGGCGTGTCCTTCGTCTACCAGTTCTCGGGCATCTTCGCCTCGGGCATCACGCCGATGATCGCCACCTGGCTGATGGCGGCGAACGACAACGATCCGTTCTGGCTTTGCGCCTATGTGGTCTTTGCCGGGCTGGTCTCGATGCTCTGCGCCATTCTCATCGGCCGGCGCGAGCGCCGCTGA
- a CDS encoding IclR family transcriptional regulator: MTSIQDKSALPPSFRNLQILEVLASEGRPLTATEINASLNLPVPTIHRLVGNLEAEGFLSRDIDGRSYQPGPKLRQMMQGVIRFWHQNLPQRDVLIRLNQRLGETCNLSIPDGDAMLYIDRVETHWPLRIQLHIGSRVPLHATAAGKLALSQINDGRLERYLKRAELRAYTAQTLTDPDRLREELRQIRQQGYSTDTGEFVPGMIAMAVPVLDRSGQMIATVSFHAPVQRLTLDEGLKYLPDLRAAAEELAELM; the protein is encoded by the coding sequence ATGACGAGTATCCAGGACAAGTCCGCCCTGCCGCCGAGCTTCCGGAATCTGCAGATTCTCGAGGTTCTTGCCAGCGAGGGCCGGCCCCTGACCGCGACCGAGATCAACGCCTCGCTGAACCTGCCGGTGCCGACCATCCACCGGCTGGTCGGCAATCTGGAAGCCGAGGGCTTCCTGAGCCGCGACATCGACGGGCGCAGCTATCAGCCGGGGCCGAAGCTGCGGCAGATGATGCAGGGCGTGATCCGCTTCTGGCACCAGAACCTGCCGCAGCGCGACGTGTTGATTCGGCTGAACCAGCGCCTGGGCGAGACCTGCAACCTGTCGATCCCCGACGGCGACGCGATGCTCTATATCGACCGGGTCGAGACGCATTGGCCGCTGCGCATCCAGCTTCACATCGGCTCGCGCGTGCCGCTGCACGCCACGGCGGCGGGCAAGCTCGCCCTGTCGCAGATCAACGACGGCAGGCTGGAACGCTATCTGAAACGCGCCGAGCTGCGGGCCTATACGGCGCAGACACTCACCGATCCGGACCGGCTGCGCGAAGAGCTGCGCCAGATCCGGCAGCAGGGCTATTCGACCGATACCGGGGAATTCGTGCCCGGCATGATCGCCATGGCCGTGCCGGTGCTGGACCGCTCGGGGCAGATGATCGCCACCGTGTCCTTCCACGCCCCGGTGCAGCGGCTGACCCTGGACGAGGGGCTGAAATACCTGCCCGACCTGCGCGCGGCGGCCGAGGAACTGGCCGAGTTGATGTGA